Proteins encoded together in one Benincasa hispida cultivar B227 unplaced genomic scaffold, ASM972705v1 Contig306, whole genome shotgun sequence window:
- the LOC120069276 gene encoding 60S ribosomal protein L23a has product MAPKADNTKKGDPKAQALKTAKAVKSGPTFKKAKKIRTSVTFHRPKTLKKERNPKYPRISVTPRNKLDQYQILKYPLTTESAMKKIEDNNTLVFIVDIRADKKKIKDAVKKMYDIQTKKVNTLIRPDGTKKAYVRLTPDYDALDVANKIGVI; this is encoded by the exons ATGGCGCCTAAAG CTGACAACACCAAAAAGGGTGATCCTAAAGCTCAAGCCCTGAAGACTGCCAAGGCAGTCAAGTCTGGGCCAACTTTCAAGAAGGCTAAAAAAATCAGAACGTCGGTCACATTCCATCGCCCCAAGACattgaagaaagaaaggaaTCCCAAGTATCCTCGAATCAGTGTGACTCCTAGGAACAAGTTGGATCAATATCAAATTCTTAAATATCCACTGACCACTGAGTCTGCGATGAAGAAGATTGAGGATAATAACACCCTTGTTTTTATTGTCGATATTCGTGCTGACAAGAAAAAGATTAAAGATGCTGTGAAGAAGATGTATGACATCCAGACCAAGAAAGTGAACACTCTAATCAG GCCTGATGGAACAAAGAAGGCATACGTTAGGTTAACCCCAGACTACGATGCTTTGGATGTGGCGAACAAGATTGGAGTTATCTAA